A section of the Methanocellales archaeon genome encodes:
- a CDS encoding endonuclease III: protein MTKAEKVVDRLIEIYGQLTWKEDNAFHVLVRTILSQNTNDRNMKIASRNLFSRFKTPEEISKADAGKLAALLRPGGLHNIKAKRIIDISKLIAEKYGDLNKVVQKNVDVARADLLSIKGIGPKTADCVLLFSGAHNVLPVDTHVFRVAHRLGLVPKNADHEAVKAALESQISPRKLGSAHSALIAFGREYCRSRHPICGECPLVDLCEFKNLPSKQSNEK from the coding sequence ATGACCAAAGCGGAAAAAGTTGTAGACCGGCTGATCGAGATCTACGGACAACTTACCTGGAAGGAGGATAATGCTTTTCACGTTTTGGTCAGGACGATTCTATCACAGAACACAAATGATCGCAATATGAAAATTGCCTCAAGGAATCTCTTCTCAAGATTTAAGACTCCAGAGGAGATTTCTAAAGCTGACGCAGGCAAACTTGCAGCTTTATTAAGACCGGGTGGTTTGCATAATATCAAGGCTAAACGAATCATAGACATATCAAAGTTGATCGCCGAAAAATATGGTGACCTAAATAAGGTAGTGCAAAAAAATGTCGATGTCGCTCGTGCGGACCTGTTGAGCATCAAGGGCATAGGTCCAAAGACCGCTGATTGCGTGCTTCTCTTCTCAGGTGCACATAATGTCCTGCCAGTGGACACTCATGTGTTTCGAGTAGCCCATAGGCTTGGTCTAGTTCCAAAAAATGCAGATCATGAAGCGGTTAAGGCCGCCTTAGAAAGCCAGATTTCCCCAAGGAAATTGGGCTCAGCGCACAGTGCGCTAATAGCATTTGGCAGGGAATATTGTAGATCGAGACATCCTATATGTGGCGAATGTCCGTTGGTCGACTTGTGTGAGTTCAAGAATTTGCCATCAAAACAATCTAATGAAAAATAA
- the thsA gene encoding thermosome subunit alpha: protein MAGQLGGTPIMVLADSSEVTKGREAQNRNITAAKAIASMIRTTLGPRGMDKMLVFPNDDALITNDGAAVLRRIELQHPAAKIIVEVAKTQDNEVGDGTTAAVVIAGELLKQAEELIELEVHPTIITSGYQLASEKAKEILGSIATTLAPEDESTLKKIAITAMNGKDAVRDSLAELAVKAVLLVAQKVEGKYVVSAKDISIEKRTGSHTANSELIKGIIIEKGRMHSNMPKKVENAKIALINASLEVKPTKADVGISIKSPDQLHGFLAGEEKLLKGMADKIANSGANVLFCQKGIDEIVQHYLSKAGIMAVKRVRKTYLQKLARATGAKIVNKVHDITASDLGKAGLVEERDDFPGQKMIFVKECENPKAVSLLLRGGTQQVVDELERTLQDALRVVRVAIEEGKIISGGGSSEVELALRLREYSASLSGKEQLAVAKFANALESIPRTLAENAGLDPIDMLVALRAQHEKGKKTAGLDVYKGKVIDMMEAGVVEPLRVRTQAISSATEAAVMILRIDDVIAADRMDLETPLGAEGAQGMPPGGVPPMM from the coding sequence ATGGCAGGACAACTGGGTGGAACGCCCATAATGGTATTAGCAGATTCATCCGAAGTAACGAAAGGAAGAGAAGCGCAGAACAGGAACATCACTGCTGCTAAAGCGATTGCTTCCATGATCCGCACGACCCTTGGTCCCAGGGGAATGGACAAGATGCTCGTGTTTCCGAATGATGACGCCCTGATCACCAATGATGGTGCAGCGGTCTTGAGAAGGATAGAGCTTCAGCATCCTGCTGCGAAGATTATCGTAGAGGTGGCTAAGACCCAAGATAATGAAGTCGGGGATGGTACCACCGCCGCTGTAGTTATCGCAGGAGAATTGTTGAAGCAGGCTGAAGAGCTGATAGAACTGGAGGTGCATCCGACGATCATAACATCTGGTTACCAACTGGCTTCAGAAAAGGCAAAAGAAATCTTGGGCTCTATTGCGACAACTTTGGCTCCCGAGGACGAGAGTACTCTTAAAAAGATAGCGATAACCGCGATGAACGGAAAGGATGCAGTAAGGGATAGCTTAGCTGAGCTGGCAGTGAAGGCTGTATTATTGGTTGCTCAAAAAGTTGAGGGCAAATATGTTGTGAGTGCGAAGGATATCTCTATCGAGAAGAGAACGGGGAGCCATACCGCCAATTCAGAGCTGATAAAGGGAATTATAATTGAGAAAGGAAGAATGCACTCAAATATGCCAAAGAAGGTGGAAAATGCAAAGATTGCCCTGATCAACGCTTCACTTGAGGTAAAGCCCACTAAGGCCGATGTTGGGATATCAATAAAATCGCCGGATCAACTCCACGGTTTTCTTGCAGGAGAAGAAAAACTGCTGAAAGGTATGGCTGATAAGATCGCCAACAGTGGAGCAAACGTGTTATTCTGTCAAAAGGGCATCGATGAAATAGTGCAACATTATTTATCCAAGGCTGGAATAATGGCGGTCAAACGAGTCAGGAAGACCTATCTGCAAAAATTGGCAAGGGCAACCGGTGCTAAAATAGTTAACAAAGTCCATGACATTACGGCGAGCGATCTGGGCAAAGCAGGATTAGTCGAGGAGAGGGATGATTTCCCTGGTCAGAAGATGATTTTTGTAAAAGAGTGTGAGAATCCAAAAGCGGTATCCTTGTTACTAAGGGGTGGAACCCAGCAAGTTGTTGATGAACTTGAGAGGACTTTGCAAGATGCACTAAGGGTTGTAAGGGTAGCAATAGAAGAGGGAAAGATTATCTCTGGTGGAGGATCTTCAGAAGTAGAATTGGCACTTAGGCTAAGAGAATACAGTGCATCCTTAAGTGGAAAAGAACAGCTGGCTGTTGCCAAGTTTGCAAATGCCTTGGAATCCATTCCAAGAACGCTCGCAGAGAATGCCGGGCTGGATCCGATAGACATGCTCGTTGCGCTGCGAGCTCAGCATGAGAAGGGCAAAAAGACTGCAGGGCTGGACGTTTATAAGGGAAAAGTCATCGACATGATGGAAGCGGGTGTGGTCGAACCCCTGAGGGTAAGAACCCAAGCCATTTCCTCTGCAACGGAGGCAGCGGTCATGATTCTAAGGATAGATGATGTGATCGCAGCTGACAGGATGGATCTGGAGACCCCTCTAGGGGCAGAGGGGGCACAAGGGATGCCACCTGGTGGAGTGCCACCAATGATGTGA
- the ilvD gene encoding dihydroxy-acid dehydratase: MRSDSIKKGLERAPHRALLHACGLTSEDFEKPFVAVINSYNEIVPGHIHLRRLAEEVKKGICSKGGVPFEMDTIAICDGLAMGHDGMHYSLPSREIIADSIELWVQAHALDGMVLIPSCDKIVPGHLMAAARVNIPSIVLTGGPMKPGKFQGENADVITVFEAVSKAAAGMMTPEELGSLEKVACPGAGSCAGMFTANTMACVTEALGMSLPGCATAHAVDDKKMDLAFETGKQVMQLIERGIQPLDIMTEDAFHNAIMVDLALGGSTNTALHLPAIAHEAGIDLGLDIFDELSKVTPHLCNMRPGGPFTMEDLDKAGGIPAVMKRLEGKLFRKALTVSDKTVGENLKNVNVANNEVIRPLNRHVHSEGGMVILKGNIAPKGAIVKRTAVNENMLVHRGPARVFDKEEDAVAAILNGCIKKGDIVVIRYEGPKGGPGMPEMLVPTSAIAGMGLSDSVALITDGRFSGGTRGPCIGHMSPEAFEGGPIAFIKNEDIISINLPARLIEAELSEGELEQRRKKWSQPKQKLSGYLARYVKHVSSADEGGILR, translated from the coding sequence TTGAGGAGCGATTCCATCAAAAAAGGTCTTGAGAGGGCTCCACACCGGGCCCTGCTTCATGCTTGTGGCTTGACAAGCGAGGATTTTGAAAAGCCCTTTGTTGCGGTCATAAACAGTTATAACGAAATTGTTCCCGGCCATATCCATCTTCGTAGGCTGGCTGAAGAGGTAAAAAAAGGCATATGCAGTAAAGGAGGGGTGCCGTTTGAGATGGATACGATAGCAATCTGCGATGGATTGGCCATGGGCCATGATGGCATGCATTATTCGCTCCCCAGCCGAGAGATAATCGCAGATTCCATAGAGCTATGGGTGCAAGCACATGCGTTAGATGGCATGGTTCTAATTCCGAGCTGTGATAAAATCGTACCGGGCCACCTGATGGCAGCAGCAAGAGTGAACATTCCGTCGATCGTCCTTACAGGGGGTCCGATGAAACCAGGCAAATTTCAGGGAGAGAATGCAGATGTTATAACGGTTTTTGAGGCAGTCAGCAAGGCCGCAGCAGGCATGATGACGCCAGAGGAACTGGGATCGCTTGAGAAGGTTGCATGTCCTGGTGCAGGTAGCTGTGCTGGCATGTTCACCGCCAACACCATGGCTTGCGTGACAGAAGCGTTGGGCATGTCGCTTCCCGGCTGTGCAACAGCGCACGCAGTTGATGATAAAAAAATGGACTTGGCTTTTGAGACCGGGAAACAAGTGATGCAACTGATCGAAAGAGGCATCCAGCCCCTTGACATCATGACAGAAGATGCTTTTCACAATGCAATCATGGTGGATTTGGCTCTTGGGGGGTCTACCAATACCGCACTTCATTTACCTGCAATCGCACATGAAGCAGGCATTGATCTCGGGCTGGATATCTTCGATGAACTGAGCAAAGTCACCCCCCATTTATGCAATATGAGGCCGGGTGGACCGTTTACCATGGAGGACCTTGATAAAGCCGGTGGCATCCCTGCAGTCATGAAGCGGCTAGAAGGGAAATTATTCAGAAAAGCGCTGACAGTATCGGATAAAACGGTGGGCGAGAATCTGAAGAACGTTAATGTTGCCAATAACGAGGTCATCAGACCGCTTAACAGACATGTTCATTCAGAAGGTGGAATGGTAATCCTCAAGGGAAATATCGCACCCAAGGGGGCCATTGTCAAACGTACGGCTGTTAACGAAAACATGTTAGTTCATAGGGGACCTGCTCGTGTTTTTGATAAGGAGGAGGATGCGGTTGCCGCAATTCTCAATGGATGCATAAAAAAAGGAGATATCGTAGTTATTAGATACGAAGGGCCAAAAGGAGGACCTGGAATGCCAGAGATGCTGGTGCCCACATCAGCCATAGCAGGCATGGGCTTATCAGATTCCGTTGCACTGATAACAGATGGAAGATTCTCCGGAGGTACGCGTGGACCTTGCATTGGCCATATGTCCCCAGAGGCATTTGAAGGTGGGCCTATAGCCTTTATTAAAAACGAGGATATCATCTCAATAAACCTCCCTGCTAGACTGATTGAAGCTGAGCTTAGTGAGGGTGAGTTAGAGCAGCGTAGAAAAAAGTGGTCTCAGCCAAAACAAAAACTGAGTGGCTATCTTGCCAGATATGTAAAGCATGTTTCATCTGCGGATGAAGGTGGGATTTTAAGATAA
- a CDS encoding cation:proton antiporter: MEQATQLLLTLILVLAAGVVAQVFSEKSRVPSIVFLLTAGIILGPEIAGILYPNQFGVGLEVIVTLSVIIVVFEGGINLDLHYLKVVSKSIMRLITLGVFITFIFSAIAAYSLVAISWQMALLFGAIIAATGPTVISPLMKQVKVRRRVSTLLEAEGVLNDPISVILAAVVFMVIISPNAPLEQVLFWFGSRAGVGILTGMICGAITAFTLKRLVTKRYAHIFTITMALVTFAVAELTISECGILAVAVAAITIGNSEIPHKESIKEFKGDLALIVLSVIFILLAAMLSFKSIVSIGLGGVLTALSLMLIIRPAVVFVSTQGSTLTRNEKIFVSGIGPRGVVPASMAMYFAIKLGKLGVSGSEALMGLVFITIVLTILIQGTYARYLAKKLEVIPMGILIVGAGGVGRLLAERLEKRGEDVTLIDTRESNCKRAMQLGIKAIVGDGGDADILKKAGIERAKFLVAATDKDDTNLLVCQVSKSRFGLENLVARVNNPENLQAFEDLGINAMSPILSTAVTLEDMIKRPELFSLMEIGRGGDIIEVVVSNPKMAGKKISELKLPKESLIVLIKGKEGYFVPHGDAIVQMGDSVTILGGEKAVREAVKLFD, encoded by the coding sequence TTGGAGCAGGCAACACAACTTCTTCTGACTTTAATTCTTGTTTTAGCAGCAGGAGTTGTGGCTCAAGTCTTTTCAGAAAAATCGAGAGTCCCGAGTATCGTGTTTCTCCTAACTGCCGGTATAATACTGGGGCCTGAAATTGCTGGCATCCTGTATCCTAACCAGTTTGGAGTTGGGCTGGAAGTGATAGTCACCCTTTCTGTCATAATAGTGGTGTTTGAGGGTGGCATCAACCTTGATTTGCACTATCTAAAGGTTGTTTCCAAGAGCATCATGAGATTAATTACTCTGGGAGTGTTCATCACCTTCATATTCAGCGCGATTGCTGCCTATTCCCTCGTTGCAATCTCATGGCAAATGGCACTACTGTTTGGGGCGATCATAGCGGCAACTGGACCGACAGTCATATCTCCCCTGATGAAACAAGTTAAAGTACGGAGACGAGTTAGCACACTTTTAGAGGCAGAAGGGGTTTTAAACGATCCGATAAGTGTTATACTTGCTGCTGTAGTGTTCATGGTCATCATATCCCCAAATGCACCACTTGAGCAGGTTCTTTTCTGGTTCGGCTCGAGAGCTGGAGTTGGAATATTAACTGGGATGATATGCGGTGCAATCACAGCGTTTACCCTTAAAAGGCTTGTTACTAAGAGATATGCCCACATTTTCACGATTACCATGGCTCTCGTGACATTTGCGGTAGCAGAGCTAACGATATCTGAGTGTGGAATCCTGGCGGTAGCAGTAGCTGCGATCACCATTGGAAACTCAGAGATACCGCACAAAGAATCGATCAAGGAGTTCAAAGGGGATCTGGCCCTCATCGTGTTATCGGTCATATTCATACTACTTGCTGCAATGCTGAGTTTTAAGAGCATAGTTAGCATTGGTTTGGGGGGAGTGCTAACCGCTCTCTCTTTGATGCTTATAATCAGGCCTGCTGTAGTTTTCGTCTCTACACAAGGCTCTACTTTAACTCGAAATGAAAAAATCTTTGTATCTGGCATCGGCCCTAGGGGCGTTGTTCCGGCTTCCATGGCGATGTACTTTGCCATAAAGCTTGGAAAATTAGGGGTAAGCGGTAGTGAAGCACTCATGGGATTGGTTTTTATCACCATCGTTCTAACAATTCTTATACAGGGCACATATGCTAGATATTTGGCTAAAAAATTGGAGGTGATACCCATGGGAATATTAATTGTTGGCGCAGGCGGAGTGGGACGATTACTGGCCGAGCGCCTTGAAAAAAGAGGAGAGGACGTTACCTTAATCGATACCAGGGAGTCGAACTGCAAAAGGGCAATGCAACTCGGAATCAAGGCCATCGTCGGTGATGGGGGTGATGCCGACATCCTAAAAAAGGCTGGAATAGAGCGAGCGAAGTTCCTAGTTGCTGCTACTGACAAAGATGACACCAATCTGCTCGTATGCCAAGTTTCAAAAAGCAGATTCGGACTTGAAAATCTGGTTGCACGGGTAAACAACCCAGAAAACCTCCAAGCTTTTGAGGATTTAGGCATTAACGCTATGAGCCCGATTCTCTCAACAGCTGTGACCCTTGAGGATATGATTAAACGCCCCGAACTATTCTCTTTAATGGAAATAGGCCGAGGCGGGGATATTATAGAAGTCGTCGTGTCAAATCCAAAGATGGCTGGAAAGAAGATTTCTGAACTAAAGCTGCCAAAGGAGTCCTTGATAGTATTGATCAAAGGGAAGGAAGGTTATTTTGTGCCCCATGGAGATGCGATAGTTCAAATGGGAGATTCAGTCACAATACTCGGAGGGGAAAAAGCTGTGAGAGAGGCTGTAAAGCTTTTCGATTGA
- the cgi121 gene encoding KEOPS complex subunit Cgi121, with the protein MNTEIIGGIVDIDDVEAFIKMLNEVAKKHRVIVQAIDANQIASRDHILFAVEKASRAMREGRNIAKDLGLEILLYASGKRQIEQAMSMGVHSGKNYVAIVIIGDDTTGASSELKTVLHEAPVLDYTECKKRKLVKTFDITEAEINAVGDDKIPELVLERVALLDIMK; encoded by the coding sequence ATGAATACCGAAATCATCGGCGGCATTGTCGATATTGACGATGTTGAAGCTTTCATCAAAATGTTAAATGAAGTGGCAAAAAAGCATCGTGTAATCGTCCAAGCGATTGATGCAAACCAGATTGCCAGTAGGGATCATATTCTCTTCGCGGTCGAGAAGGCAAGTAGGGCCATGCGCGAGGGAAGAAATATCGCAAAGGATTTAGGTCTTGAGATTTTGTTGTATGCTTCCGGAAAGCGCCAGATTGAACAGGCGATGTCAATGGGCGTTCACTCAGGTAAAAACTACGTTGCTATCGTTATAATAGGCGATGATACGACAGGTGCAAGCTCTGAGCTGAAAACAGTCCTCCATGAGGCACCGGTGCTTGACTACACAGAATGCAAGAAGAGAAAGCTTGTCAAGACATTCGATATCACCGAAGCCGAGATTAATGCCGTGGGCGATGATAAAATCCCAGAGCTTGTTTTAGAGAGGGTGGCATTGTTGGATATCATGAAATAG
- a CDS encoding ATP-dependent DNA helicase, translating to MKISELYDQLPQSLIRFYVDAGFDELYPPQADAILHGILDGKNMVAAIPTASGKTLLAEFAMLKSVLSGGKALYIVPLRALASEKFDRFSEFKKLGIKVGISTGDFDQKDEWLGTYDIIVATSEKADSLLRNEVGWMPHLTVIVADEIHLINSADRGPTLEITLTKLMKLNPGSQILALSATIGNADELAGWLNAELVQSDWRPVELREGVLFGRAIKFVNAKKEITSKNKDEAIALSMDTISEGGQCLIFTNTRRNSESMAKSVGRAIKDMIDSDDLNELMNLAGEIREVGETDLGEKLASCVEKGAAFHHAGLHSEHRRIIESGFRSNLVKAIACTPTLASGLNLPARRVIIRNYKRYDLNFGSTPIPVLEIKQMCGRAGRPGLDPYGESVLIARNLDELNELMENYVLAYPERIWSKLGTENALRTHILSTIATGFALSRSELFDFIEATFYGSQQERWSIEHVIDAVLKFLESEGMSTESDGELHATPLGKLVSKLYIDPLSASIIINALRSIQDPTLLTLLHLVCRTPDMRKLYLRSKDYIGVQNFAEEHNGEFCYVNGDEWFLAEVKTAMMFLDWIDEVEENDIATRFGIGPGDIRTLTETAEWLVHSTAELSAFLKLPFTKDARNLVMRIKYGINQDLLKLVTLRGVGRVRARRLYDAGFTDLDKLKNADPKKIGELVGNKIAINILEQLGVSADEKLE from the coding sequence ATGAAAATTAGCGAGCTGTATGATCAGTTACCCCAGAGCTTAATCCGATTTTACGTAGATGCGGGATTCGATGAGCTGTATCCTCCCCAAGCGGATGCCATTCTACACGGCATACTGGATGGGAAGAACATGGTTGCAGCCATTCCTACCGCATCAGGCAAGACGCTCTTGGCAGAATTTGCCATGCTGAAATCAGTGCTGAGTGGGGGCAAGGCACTCTACATCGTACCGCTTAGGGCACTTGCCTCAGAAAAATTCGACAGGTTCTCTGAATTCAAAAAGCTGGGAATCAAGGTGGGCATATCAACAGGTGATTTCGATCAAAAAGATGAGTGGCTTGGCACATATGACATCATCGTAGCCACGTCTGAGAAGGCGGACTCGCTGCTCAGGAATGAGGTAGGTTGGATGCCCCATCTCACGGTCATCGTTGCCGACGAGATCCATCTCATCAACTCCGCTGATAGGGGGCCCACGCTGGAAATCACGTTGACGAAACTGATGAAGTTGAATCCAGGATCACAAATCCTCGCTCTGAGTGCCACCATAGGGAATGCAGACGAGTTGGCAGGATGGCTAAACGCAGAGCTTGTCCAAAGCGACTGGCGTCCTGTAGAATTAAGAGAAGGCGTCCTTTTTGGGCGAGCCATCAAATTTGTAAATGCAAAAAAAGAGATCACTTCGAAGAACAAAGATGAGGCCATTGCACTTTCGATGGATACCATAAGTGAGGGTGGACAATGCCTCATCTTCACCAACACACGCCGAAACTCTGAGAGCATGGCCAAAAGTGTGGGCAGAGCCATTAAAGATATGATCGATTCTGATGATCTGAATGAGCTGATGAATTTAGCAGGAGAGATTCGGGAGGTCGGTGAGACCGACCTAGGCGAAAAACTCGCTTCCTGTGTCGAAAAAGGAGCGGCCTTTCATCATGCCGGATTGCATAGCGAGCATCGACGCATTATAGAGAGTGGGTTTCGATCCAACTTGGTAAAGGCAATAGCTTGCACCCCTACGCTGGCTTCAGGCCTCAACTTACCGGCCAGACGGGTGATAATCAGGAATTACAAACGGTATGATCTCAACTTTGGATCGACGCCAATACCCGTCCTGGAGATAAAGCAAATGTGTGGCAGAGCAGGCCGTCCGGGCTTAGATCCCTATGGCGAATCGGTCCTCATCGCAAGAAATCTTGATGAGTTGAACGAGCTGATGGAAAATTATGTGCTTGCCTATCCAGAGAGAATTTGGTCAAAGCTCGGCACCGAGAATGCCCTTCGCACACACATATTGTCGACCATTGCAACTGGATTTGCCCTATCGCGAAGTGAACTATTCGATTTTATAGAAGCAACGTTCTATGGCTCACAACAGGAAAGATGGAGCATAGAGCATGTGATCGATGCTGTGCTGAAATTTTTGGAAAGTGAGGGCATGTCTACAGAATCCGACGGGGAACTGCATGCCACTCCACTGGGAAAACTGGTCTCGAAACTGTACATAGACCCTTTGTCCGCTTCGATCATTATCAATGCACTGAGGTCGATACAAGACCCGACTTTGCTTACACTGCTCCATCTGGTTTGCAGAACGCCAGATATGAGAAAACTCTACCTGCGAAGTAAGGACTACATAGGGGTACAGAATTTTGCAGAAGAGCACAATGGCGAGTTCTGTTATGTAAATGGTGACGAGTGGTTTCTTGCCGAGGTTAAAACCGCAATGATGTTCTTGGATTGGATCGACGAGGTAGAGGAAAATGACATTGCCACAAGATTCGGCATAGGTCCCGGAGACATTCGTACGTTAACGGAGACGGCGGAATGGCTCGTGCATAGCACAGCAGAGCTGTCTGCTTTTCTAAAGCTTCCTTTTACAAAAGATGCGAGGAACTTGGTGATGCGGATCAAATATGGCATCAATCAGGATCTTCTTAAACTGGTCACTCTAAGGGGTGTGGGTCGGGTCAGAGCCCGCAGATTGTACGATGCAGGCTTCACTGACCTAGATAAACTCAAAAATGCCGATCCCAAGAAGATTGGTGAGCTGGTCGGAAATAAAATCGCAATAAACATTCTGGAGCAACTGGGTGTCAGCGCGGATGAAAAGCTAGAATAG
- a CDS encoding N-acetyltransferase, translated as MNLTIRKGEEKDYKKVYEVNCLAFQQENESKLIEKIRKGKNFIPELSLVAEIEDEIMGHILFSRINIFGDSVFDSLALAPMAVSPEFQKKGIGSNLIKKGIEKAKELGFDSIIVLGHKEYYPKFGFQRASKWNIKCPFEAPDEAFMAIELTERAFEGKAGTVKYPDEFMEAE; from the coding sequence ATGAATCTAACAATAAGAAAAGGGGAGGAAAAGGATTATAAAAAGGTCTACGAAGTAAACTGTTTGGCTTTTCAACAAGAAAATGAAAGTAAACTGATCGAGAAAATAAGAAAAGGTAAAAACTTTATCCCTGAACTCTCACTTGTGGCTGAGATTGAGGATGAAATTATGGGACATATCCTATTTTCAAGAATAAATATCTTTGGCGATTCTGTCTTTGACTCTCTTGCCCTAGCTCCCATGGCGGTTAGCCCTGAGTTTCAGAAAAAAGGAATCGGAAGTAACCTGATTAAAAAAGGCATAGAAAAAGCGAAAGAACTGGGATTTGACTCTATAATTGTTCTGGGGCATAAAGAGTATTATCCAAAATTTGGATTTCAAAGGGCTTCAAAGTGGAACATAAAATGTCCTTTTGAGGCTCCTGACGAAGCGTTTATGGCAATTGAATTAACTGAAAGAGCATTTGAAGGCAAGGCAGGAACAGTTAAATATCCAGATGAATTTATGGAAGCTGAATAA
- a CDS encoding protease complex subunit PrcB family protein — protein sequence MKSGIKFERERNMKRVIIPLVLISMLLVSGCVTQLSGQELTFETISKGSSSDHDERKDYVIRDLSEWGTLWGKVHSRVSLTPPLPNVNFEDEMVIAVFQGSHPTGGYAIEITQIVEKESSIEVFVKETSPSPDSVVTQAFTQPYHIVKTKRVDKDVIFIR from the coding sequence ATGAAGTCTGGAATAAAGTTTGAAAGAGAGCGGAATATGAAAAGAGTCATCATACCATTAGTATTAATCTCAATGTTACTGGTAAGTGGTTGTGTTACGCAACTTTCAGGTCAAGAATTGACTTTTGAAACCATCTCAAAAGGGAGTTCCAGTGACCATGATGAAAGAAAGGACTATGTGATAAGAGACCTATCCGAATGGGGAACTTTATGGGGCAAAGTGCACTCCAGAGTTTCGCTTACACCACCCCTTCCTAACGTCAACTTCGAGGATGAAATGGTCATTGCCGTCTTTCAAGGTAGTCACCCTACCGGGGGATATGCCATCGAAATCACACAAATCGTTGAAAAAGAGAGTTCTATAGAGGTATTTGTTAAAGAGACATCACCTTCACCAGATTCCGTGGTAACCCAGGCATTCACGCAACCTTACCATATTGTCAAAACCAAAAGAGTTGATAAAGACGTTATATTCATAAGATAG
- a CDS encoding M48 family metallopeptidase, translating into MSQYIHINPDCDYRVEFRRIKNPSLEFNSGQMTIVLPKGGKPDEVIQKYNSWIERVHSNIQCALEMAKKMNLENRAQPQFRQLVWQLAEKYSVDLGVHFYKIYFKKMDGKWASCGTDGNLTFNTLMKRLPENLIEYVVFHEITHRKEMNHGKHFWRIVSDKYPAYEEMEMNLFVYWLLVKEGASQD; encoded by the coding sequence ATGTCTCAATATATCCACATCAATCCAGACTGTGATTATAGAGTAGAGTTTCGCAGGATTAAGAATCCCTCTCTCGAATTCAATTCGGGTCAAATGACAATCGTTTTGCCAAAGGGAGGCAAGCCAGACGAGGTCATACAGAAATATAACTCCTGGATAGAACGAGTCCATTCAAACATCCAATGCGCTTTAGAAATGGCCAAAAAGATGAATTTAGAAAATAGGGCCCAGCCACAATTTAGACAGCTTGTTTGGCAACTCGCAGAGAAATATTCCGTGGACCTCGGTGTCCATTTCTATAAAATATATTTTAAGAAGATGGATGGGAAGTGGGCTAGTTGTGGCACAGATGGAAATCTCACGTTCAACACCCTAATGAAGCGGTTACCTGAAAATTTAATAGAATATGTGGTCTTCCACGAAATTACACACCGCAAAGAAATGAATCATGGTAAACATTTCTGGAGAATTGTATCCGACAAGTACCCTGCTTATGAGGAGATGGAAATGAATCTATTTGTGTACTGGCTGCTGGTGAAAGAAGGTGCTTCTCAGGATTGA
- a CDS encoding zinc ribbon domain-containing protein has translation MKNSKDLICQSCGMPMTNEEDFGTNSDGSKNKEYCRFCYKKGKYTDEGITMKQKIEKNIEIAKKMGMPEEQAKEMANDIIPKLKRWKK, from the coding sequence ATGAAAAATTCAAAAGATTTAATTTGCCAGAGTTGCGGGATGCCGATGACAAATGAAGAAGACTTCGGAACAAATTCAGACGGCAGTAAAAACAAGGAATATTGCCGATTCTGTTACAAAAAAGGAAAGTATACCGATGAAGGCATTACAATGAAGCAGAAAATTGAAAAGAACATAGAGATTGCTAAAAAGATGGGGATGCCAGAAGAGCAGGCAAAGGAAATGGCAAATGACATCATTCCAAAACTTAAAAGATGGAAAAAATAA